The Bos taurus isolate L1 Dominette 01449 registration number 42190680 breed Hereford chromosome 13, ARS-UCD2.0, whole genome shotgun sequence genome contains a region encoding:
- the COL20A1 gene encoding collagen alpha-1(XX) chain isoform X2, with protein sequence MSVRVRPHLGVGLCLYLSVTLGLSQGQASGRLRLAVLPEDRLQMKWRESEGSSLGYLVQVKPRAGDPEQEVMLTTKTPKATVGGLSPSKGYTLQIFELTGSGNILLARREFVIEDLKSNSVSRSSQRPLGATLEPTPSLVGSPDLEPPGALAPSQDPPTLGGAKSGDGVPGEEQHPPRGPTGEGPAQPTPDLEGPNHARTSAGGRGKPGRPQFRCTPPMPVDMIFLVDGSWSIGHSHFQQVKDFLASVIEPFEIGPGKVQVGLTQYSGAPQTEWDLNAFGTKEEVLNAVHNLHYRGGNTFTGLALTHVLEQNLKPRAGLRPEAAKLVILVTDGKSQDDAHTAGHVLKGLGVDIFAVGVKNADETELRLLASQPLDITVHNVQDFPQLSTLSGLLSRLICQKVQGRSPRGSPATPALDPPPAPTRLVLTQVTSSSVLLSWSPAPQPPLKYLIVWRPSKGGTPREVVVEGPTSSAQLHNLTSSTEYLVSVFPLYKAGVGEGLQGLATTAPLPPPQALTLAAVTPKTVRLTWQPSAEATQYLVRWSPASPKGEEERREVRVGRPEVLLDGLAPGRDYDVWVQSLRGAEISEAQGIRARTPALTTPRHLSFSDVSHDSARVSWEGTARPVRLFRVSYISGKGGHSGQTEVPGNATSAILGPLSSSTTYMVRVTCLYPGGSSSTLTSRLTTRKVPSPSQLSVTELPGDEVRLEWAAAAVSGVLVYQITWMPLGEGKAREISVPGNLGTAILPGLGRHSEYEITILAYYRDGARSDPVSLRYTPVSRSPPSNLALASESPDSLRVSWTPPSSHVLHYRLSYALASGSGPEKSISIPGPGSHVTIPDLLAATKYRVLVSAIYGAGESVAVSATGRTACPALHLDGSLPGFDLMAAFGLVEKEYASIRGVAMEPSAFGPTRTFTLFKDSQLTRRASDIHLATLPPEHTVVFLLRLLPETPREAFALWQVASEDFQPILGVLLDAGRKSLTYFNRDPRATLQEVTFDLPEVRRIFFGSFHKVHVAVGRARVRLYVDCRKVAERPIGEAGGLPAAGFVMLGRLAKARGPRSSSASFQLQVLQLVCNDSWAEEDRCCELPASKEGESCPAFPSACACSSQTPGPPGPQGPPGLPGRNGAPGEQGFPGPRGEPGPPGQMGPEGPGGQQGSPGTQGRTIQGPVGPPGVKGEKGDHGHPGLQGHPGLQGTPGKIGIQGPKGMRGLEGTAGLPGPPGPRGFQGTSGARGSNGERGPPGAVGPTGLPGPKGERGEKGEPQSLATIYQLVGQACESAIQTHVLKLHACTHESTRPPMPILEAPRALGTSNKARLPGEGGHGGPHPGDRGRSPCCLK encoded by the exons ATGAGCGTCCGCGTGCGCCCTCACCTCGGAGTCGGCCTCTGTCTGTATCTGAGTGTCACCCTGGGGCTCAGCCAGGGACAAG CGAGTGGCCGCCTGAGGCTGGCGGTGCTGCCTGAGGACCGGCTGCAGATGAAGTGGAGAGAGTCAGAAGGGAGCAGCCTCGGCTACCTGGTGCAGGTGAAGCCCAGGGCAG GGGACCCAGAGCAGGAGGTGATGCTGACCACCAAGACCCCCAAGGCCACTGTGGGGGGCCTGAGCCCCTCCAAGGGGTACACCTTGCAGATCTTCGAGCTCACTGGCTCAGGGAACATCCTGCTGGCTCGCAGGGAGTTTGTGA TCGAGGATCTGAAGAGTAACTCTGTGAGCAGGAGCAGCCAGAGGCCACTGGGGGCAACCCTGGAGCCCACCCCTTCCCTTGTGGGGAGCCCAGACCTTGAGCCCCCAGGGGCCCTGGCCCCAAGCCAAGATCCACCCACGCTTGGTGGAGCCAAGTCAGGGGACG GAGTACCTGGTGAGGAGCAgcacccacccaggggccccacaGGGGAGGGCCCTGCTCAGCCCACCCCAGACCTGGAGGGGCCGAACCACGCCAGGACCTCAGCTGGAGGGAGAGGGAAGCCAG gcagACCCCAGTTCCGCTGCACACCCCCCATGCCTGTGGACATGATCTTCCTGGTGGATGGGTCCTGGAGTATAGGCCACAGTCACTTCCAGCAGGTCAAAGACTTCCTGGCCAGCGTCATCGAGCCCTTTGAAATTGGGCCGGGCAAAGTCCAAGTAG GTCTGACTCAGTACAGTGGAGCCCCCCAGACCGAGTGGGACCTGAATGCCTTTGGCACCAAGGAGGAGGTGTTGAATGCTGTGCACAACCTCCActacagaggaggaaacacaTTCACAG GCCTGGCCCTGACCCACGTGCTGGAGCAGAACCTGAAGCCCAGAGCAGGTCTCCGTCCAGAGGCGGCCAAGCTGGTGATTCTGGTGACAGATGGCAAGTCCCAGGATGATGCCCACACTGCTGGCCACGTGCTCAAGGGTCTGGGTGTCGACATCTTTGCTGTGG GCGTGAAGAATGCCGACGAAACCGAGTTGAGGCTCCTGGCATCCCAGCCGCTGGACATCACCGTCCACAATGTGCAGGACTTCCCCCAGCTCAGCACACTCTCCGGCCTACTCAGCCGGCTCATCTGCCAGAAGGTCCAGGGCAGGAGCCCGCGTGGGAGCCCAG CTACACCGGCCCTGGATCCCCCTCCTGCTCCCACAAGGCTGGTCCTGACCCAAGTGACCTCCTCCAGCGTCCTCTTGTCCTGGAGCCCGGCCCCACAGCCGCCCCTCAAGTACCTGATTGTGTGGAGGCCTTCCAAGGGCGGCACCCCCAGGGAG GTGGTGGTGGAAGGGCCCACCTCGTCAGCACAGCTGCACAACCTGACCTCCAGCACCGAGTACCTGGTCTCTGTGTTCCCCCTCTACAAGGCTGGCGTCGGCGAGGGCCTGCAGGGCCTGGCGACCACAG cacccctgcccccaccccaggcgcTGACCCTGGCTGCAGTGACACCCAAAACTGTCCGCCTCACCTGGCAGCCCTCGGCAGAGGCCACCCAGTACCTGGTGCGGTGGTCACCTGCCTCCCCCAAGGgcgaggaggagaggagagag GTGCGGGTGGGGCGGCCGGAGGTGCTGCTGGATGGCCTGGCCCCGGGCAGGGACTATGACGTGTGGGTGCAGAGCCTTCGAGGGGCAGAGATCAGTGAGGCCCAGGGCATCCGTGCCAGGACCC CCGCCCTGACCACCCCCAGACACCTGAGCTTCTCAGACGTGAGTCATGATTCAGCCCGCGTGTCCTGGGAGGGCACCGCAAGACCTGTGCGCCTGTTCAGGGTCAGCTACATCTCGGGCAAGGGAGGCCACTCGGGACAG ACAGAGGTTCCTGGGAACGCCACCTCAGCCATCCTGGGGCCCCTCTCCTCCTCTACCACCTACATGGTCCGCGTCACCTGTCTCTACCCTGGGGGCAGCTCCTCTACCCTGACCAGCCGCCTGACCACAC GGAAAGTCCCCAGCCCGAGCCAGCTGTCGGTGACAGAACTGCCTGGGGACGAAGTCCGGCTCGAGTGGGCGGCCGCGGCGGTGTCCGGCGTGCTTGTCTACCAGATCACGTGGATGCCCCTGGGAGAGGGGAAGGCCCGTGAG ATTTCTGTCCCGGGGAACCTGGGCACGGCCATCCTGCCTGGCCTGGGGAGGCACTCAGAGTATGAGATCACCATCCTGGCCTACTACCGGGACGGGGCCCGCAGTGACCCTGTGTCCCTCCGTTACACCCCCG TCAGCCGGAGCCCACCCTCCAACCTGGCCTTGGCCTCAGAGTCGCCTGACAGCCTGCGGGTCAGCTGGACGCCCCCGAGCAGTCACGTGCTCCACTACCGGCTCTCCTACGCGCTGGCCTCAGGCTCTGGACCCGAGAAGTCG atCTCCATTCCAGGACCCGGGAGCCACGTGACGATCCCTGACCTGCTGGCGGCTACCAAGTACCGGGTCCTGGTCTCAGCCATCTATGGAGCAGGGGAGAGCGTGGCGGTGTCTGCCACAGGCCGGACGG CCTGCCCGGCCCTCCACCTGGATGGCTCCCTCCCAG GCTTTGACCTGATGGCGGCCTTCGGGCTGGTGGAGAAAGAATATGCCTCCATCCGCGGCGTGGCCATGGAGCCCTCGGCCTTTGGCCCCACCAGGACGTTCACACTCTTCAAGGACTCTCAGCTGACCCGGCGGGCCAG CGACATCCACCTGGCCACCCTGCCCCCGGAGCACACAGTCGTCTTCCTCCTGCGCCTGCTCCCTGAGACTCCCCGAGAGGCCTTTGCATTGTGGCAGGTGGCAAGCGAGGACTTCCAGCCCATCCTCGGGGTTCTGCTGGACG CCGGCAGGAAGTCGCTGACCTACTTCAACCGTGACCCCAGGGCCACCTTGCAGGAGGTCACCTTTGACCTGCCTGAAGTGAGGAGGATATTCTTTGGGAGTTTCCACAAG GTGCATGTGGCCGTGGGCCGAGCCAGGGTCAGGCTCTACGTGGACTGCCGGAAGGTGGCCGAGAGGCCCATCGGGGAGGCCGGCGGCCTGCCTGCTGCCGGCTTCGTCATGCTGGGCAGGTTGGCCAAAGCCCGGGGCCCCCGGAGCAGCTCCGCCTCG TTCCAGCTCCAGGTGCTACAGCTCGTGTGCAATGACTCGTGGGCAGAGGAGGACAGGTGCTGTGAGCTCCCAGCATCG AAGGAGGGAGAGTCCTGTCCTGCCTTCCCATCTGCCTGTGCATGTTCCTCACAGACCCCTGGGCCCCCAGGCCCCCAAGGACCTCCG GGCCTCCCCGGGCGGAACGGAGCCCCAGGAGAGCAAGGCTTCCCAGGGCCCAGG GGAGAGCCCGGGCCACCTGGACAGATGGGACCCGAGGGTCCTGGGGGTCAGCAGGGGTCACCGGGCACCCAGGGCCGCACCATCCAGGGACCCGTG GGTCCGCCAGGGGTCAAAGGAGAGAAGGGGGACCACGGACACCCCGGCTTGCAG GGCCACCCCGGCCTCCAGGGCACCCCCGGGAAGATTGGCATCCAGGGACCGAAG GGAATGAGAGGCCTGGAGGGGACTGCTGGACTGCCTGGCCCCCCAGGCCCTAGG GGCTTCCAAGGTACTTCGGGGGCTAGGGGCAGCAACGGCGAGCGAGGACCCCCAGGGGCCGTGGGGCCCACA GGACTGCCGGGGCCCAAGGGGGAGCGAGGAGAGAAG GGAGAGCCACAGTCCCTGGCCACCATCTACCAGCTCGTGGGCCAGGCTTGCGAGTCCGCCATCCAGA CGCACGTGTTGAAGCTCCATGCCTGCACCCACGAGAGCACCCGGCCCCCCATGCCCATCTTGGAAGCCCCCAGGGCCCTTGGCACAAGCAACAAGGCCcggctccctggagaaggggggcATGGTGGCCCCCACCCTGGGGACAGAG GACGGTCCCCCTGCTGCCTCAAGTGA
- the COL20A1 gene encoding collagen alpha-1(XX) chain isoform X5, whose product MSVRVRPHLGVGLCLYLSVTLGLSQGQASGRLRLAVLPEDRLQMKWRESEGSSLGYLVQVKPRAGDPEQEVMLTTKTPKATVGGLSPSKGYTLQIFELTGSGNILLARREFVRVPGEEQHPPRGPTGEGPAQPTPDLEGPNHARTSAGGRGKPGRPQFRCTPPMPVDMIFLVDGSWSIGHSHFQQVKDFLASVIEPFEIGPGKVQVGLTQYSGAPQTEWDLNAFGTKEEVLNAVHNLHYRGGNTFTGLALTHVLEQNLKPRAGLRPEAAKLVILVTDGKSQDDAHTAGHVLKGLGVDIFAVGVKNADETELRLLASQPLDITVHNVQDFPQLSTLSGLLSRLICQKVQGRSPRGSPATPALDPPPAPTRLVLTQVTSSSVLLSWSPAPQPPLKYLIVWRPSKGGTPREVVVEGPTSSAQLHNLTSSTEYLVSVFPLYKAGVGEGLQGLATTAPLPPPQALTLAAVTPKTVRLTWQPSAEATQYLVRWSPASPKGEEERREVRVGRPEVLLDGLAPGRDYDVWVQSLRGAEISEAQGIRARTPALTTPRHLSFSDVSHDSARVSWEGTARPVRLFRVSYISGKGGHSGQTEVPGNATSAILGPLSSSTTYMVRVTCLYPGGSSSTLTSRLTTRKVPSPSQLSVTELPGDEVRLEWAAAAVSGVLVYQITWMPLGEGKAREISVPGNLGTAILPGLGRHSEYEITILAYYRDGARSDPVSLRYTPVSRSPPSNLALASESPDSLRVSWTPPSSHVLHYRLSYALASGSGPEKSISIPGPGSHVTIPDLLAATKYRVLVSAIYGAGESVAVSATGRTAACPALHLDGSLPGFDLMAAFGLVEKEYASIRGVAMEPSAFGPTRTFTLFKDSQLTRRASDIHLATLPPEHTVVFLLRLLPETPREAFALWQVASEDFQPILGVLLDAGRKSLTYFNRDPRATLQEVTFDLPEVRRIFFGSFHKVHVAVGRARVRLYVDCRKVAERPIGEAGGLPAAGFVMLGRLAKARGPRSSSASFQLQVLQLVCNDSWAEEDRCCELPASKEGESCPAFPSACACSSQTPGPPGPQGPPGLPGRNGAPGEQGFPGPRGEPGPPGQMGPEGPGGQQGSPGTQGRTIQGPVGPPGVKGEKGDHGHPGLQGHPGLQGTPGKIGIQGPKGMRGLEGTAGLPGPPGPRGFQGTSGARGSNGERGPPGAVGPTGLPGPKGERGEKGEPQSLATIYQLVGQACESAIQTHVLKLHACTHESTRPPMPILEAPRALGTSNKARLPGEGGHGGPHPGDRGRSPCCLK is encoded by the exons ATGAGCGTCCGCGTGCGCCCTCACCTCGGAGTCGGCCTCTGTCTGTATCTGAGTGTCACCCTGGGGCTCAGCCAGGGACAAG CGAGTGGCCGCCTGAGGCTGGCGGTGCTGCCTGAGGACCGGCTGCAGATGAAGTGGAGAGAGTCAGAAGGGAGCAGCCTCGGCTACCTGGTGCAGGTGAAGCCCAGGGCAG GGGACCCAGAGCAGGAGGTGATGCTGACCACCAAGACCCCCAAGGCCACTGTGGGGGGCCTGAGCCCCTCCAAGGGGTACACCTTGCAGATCTTCGAGCTCACTGGCTCAGGGAACATCCTGCTGGCTCGCAGGGAGTTTGTGA GAGTACCTGGTGAGGAGCAgcacccacccaggggccccacaGGGGAGGGCCCTGCTCAGCCCACCCCAGACCTGGAGGGGCCGAACCACGCCAGGACCTCAGCTGGAGGGAGAGGGAAGCCAG gcagACCCCAGTTCCGCTGCACACCCCCCATGCCTGTGGACATGATCTTCCTGGTGGATGGGTCCTGGAGTATAGGCCACAGTCACTTCCAGCAGGTCAAAGACTTCCTGGCCAGCGTCATCGAGCCCTTTGAAATTGGGCCGGGCAAAGTCCAAGTAG GTCTGACTCAGTACAGTGGAGCCCCCCAGACCGAGTGGGACCTGAATGCCTTTGGCACCAAGGAGGAGGTGTTGAATGCTGTGCACAACCTCCActacagaggaggaaacacaTTCACAG GCCTGGCCCTGACCCACGTGCTGGAGCAGAACCTGAAGCCCAGAGCAGGTCTCCGTCCAGAGGCGGCCAAGCTGGTGATTCTGGTGACAGATGGCAAGTCCCAGGATGATGCCCACACTGCTGGCCACGTGCTCAAGGGTCTGGGTGTCGACATCTTTGCTGTGG GCGTGAAGAATGCCGACGAAACCGAGTTGAGGCTCCTGGCATCCCAGCCGCTGGACATCACCGTCCACAATGTGCAGGACTTCCCCCAGCTCAGCACACTCTCCGGCCTACTCAGCCGGCTCATCTGCCAGAAGGTCCAGGGCAGGAGCCCGCGTGGGAGCCCAG CTACACCGGCCCTGGATCCCCCTCCTGCTCCCACAAGGCTGGTCCTGACCCAAGTGACCTCCTCCAGCGTCCTCTTGTCCTGGAGCCCGGCCCCACAGCCGCCCCTCAAGTACCTGATTGTGTGGAGGCCTTCCAAGGGCGGCACCCCCAGGGAG GTGGTGGTGGAAGGGCCCACCTCGTCAGCACAGCTGCACAACCTGACCTCCAGCACCGAGTACCTGGTCTCTGTGTTCCCCCTCTACAAGGCTGGCGTCGGCGAGGGCCTGCAGGGCCTGGCGACCACAG cacccctgcccccaccccaggcgcTGACCCTGGCTGCAGTGACACCCAAAACTGTCCGCCTCACCTGGCAGCCCTCGGCAGAGGCCACCCAGTACCTGGTGCGGTGGTCACCTGCCTCCCCCAAGGgcgaggaggagaggagagag GTGCGGGTGGGGCGGCCGGAGGTGCTGCTGGATGGCCTGGCCCCGGGCAGGGACTATGACGTGTGGGTGCAGAGCCTTCGAGGGGCAGAGATCAGTGAGGCCCAGGGCATCCGTGCCAGGACCC CCGCCCTGACCACCCCCAGACACCTGAGCTTCTCAGACGTGAGTCATGATTCAGCCCGCGTGTCCTGGGAGGGCACCGCAAGACCTGTGCGCCTGTTCAGGGTCAGCTACATCTCGGGCAAGGGAGGCCACTCGGGACAG ACAGAGGTTCCTGGGAACGCCACCTCAGCCATCCTGGGGCCCCTCTCCTCCTCTACCACCTACATGGTCCGCGTCACCTGTCTCTACCCTGGGGGCAGCTCCTCTACCCTGACCAGCCGCCTGACCACAC GGAAAGTCCCCAGCCCGAGCCAGCTGTCGGTGACAGAACTGCCTGGGGACGAAGTCCGGCTCGAGTGGGCGGCCGCGGCGGTGTCCGGCGTGCTTGTCTACCAGATCACGTGGATGCCCCTGGGAGAGGGGAAGGCCCGTGAG ATTTCTGTCCCGGGGAACCTGGGCACGGCCATCCTGCCTGGCCTGGGGAGGCACTCAGAGTATGAGATCACCATCCTGGCCTACTACCGGGACGGGGCCCGCAGTGACCCTGTGTCCCTCCGTTACACCCCCG TCAGCCGGAGCCCACCCTCCAACCTGGCCTTGGCCTCAGAGTCGCCTGACAGCCTGCGGGTCAGCTGGACGCCCCCGAGCAGTCACGTGCTCCACTACCGGCTCTCCTACGCGCTGGCCTCAGGCTCTGGACCCGAGAAGTCG atCTCCATTCCAGGACCCGGGAGCCACGTGACGATCCCTGACCTGCTGGCGGCTACCAAGTACCGGGTCCTGGTCTCAGCCATCTATGGAGCAGGGGAGAGCGTGGCGGTGTCTGCCACAGGCCGGACGG CAGCCTGCCCGGCCCTCCACCTGGATGGCTCCCTCCCAG GCTTTGACCTGATGGCGGCCTTCGGGCTGGTGGAGAAAGAATATGCCTCCATCCGCGGCGTGGCCATGGAGCCCTCGGCCTTTGGCCCCACCAGGACGTTCACACTCTTCAAGGACTCTCAGCTGACCCGGCGGGCCAG CGACATCCACCTGGCCACCCTGCCCCCGGAGCACACAGTCGTCTTCCTCCTGCGCCTGCTCCCTGAGACTCCCCGAGAGGCCTTTGCATTGTGGCAGGTGGCAAGCGAGGACTTCCAGCCCATCCTCGGGGTTCTGCTGGACG CCGGCAGGAAGTCGCTGACCTACTTCAACCGTGACCCCAGGGCCACCTTGCAGGAGGTCACCTTTGACCTGCCTGAAGTGAGGAGGATATTCTTTGGGAGTTTCCACAAG GTGCATGTGGCCGTGGGCCGAGCCAGGGTCAGGCTCTACGTGGACTGCCGGAAGGTGGCCGAGAGGCCCATCGGGGAGGCCGGCGGCCTGCCTGCTGCCGGCTTCGTCATGCTGGGCAGGTTGGCCAAAGCCCGGGGCCCCCGGAGCAGCTCCGCCTCG TTCCAGCTCCAGGTGCTACAGCTCGTGTGCAATGACTCGTGGGCAGAGGAGGACAGGTGCTGTGAGCTCCCAGCATCG AAGGAGGGAGAGTCCTGTCCTGCCTTCCCATCTGCCTGTGCATGTTCCTCACAGACCCCTGGGCCCCCAGGCCCCCAAGGACCTCCG GGCCTCCCCGGGCGGAACGGAGCCCCAGGAGAGCAAGGCTTCCCAGGGCCCAGG GGAGAGCCCGGGCCACCTGGACAGATGGGACCCGAGGGTCCTGGGGGTCAGCAGGGGTCACCGGGCACCCAGGGCCGCACCATCCAGGGACCCGTG GGTCCGCCAGGGGTCAAAGGAGAGAAGGGGGACCACGGACACCCCGGCTTGCAG GGCCACCCCGGCCTCCAGGGCACCCCCGGGAAGATTGGCATCCAGGGACCGAAG GGAATGAGAGGCCTGGAGGGGACTGCTGGACTGCCTGGCCCCCCAGGCCCTAGG GGCTTCCAAGGTACTTCGGGGGCTAGGGGCAGCAACGGCGAGCGAGGACCCCCAGGGGCCGTGGGGCCCACA GGACTGCCGGGGCCCAAGGGGGAGCGAGGAGAGAAG GGAGAGCCACAGTCCCTGGCCACCATCTACCAGCTCGTGGGCCAGGCTTGCGAGTCCGCCATCCAGA CGCACGTGTTGAAGCTCCATGCCTGCACCCACGAGAGCACCCGGCCCCCCATGCCCATCTTGGAAGCCCCCAGGGCCCTTGGCACAAGCAACAAGGCCcggctccctggagaaggggggcATGGTGGCCCCCACCCTGGGGACAGAG GACGGTCCCCCTGCTGCCTCAAGTGA